One genomic region from Leptospira licerasiae serovar Varillal str. VAR 010 encodes:
- a CDS encoding enoyl-CoA hydratase-related protein: MDLVFYLGMSDLPLVTNIHEVAGGKIFQITMNRPEVHNAVNKEMADLFLTAWKTFQEDPELTVAILHGAGDKAFCSGADLSGLDKMANLYLNKEEREEYAKNDPGPLGGSRIVQKKPVITVSHGYTYAGGLELFCHGHIRIAEPQAIFSVACRRWGVPLVDGGTVYLPRLLGWGAALPLILTGQRIRAERAYQLGLVWELVKKGKGLERAFSYATQLCKQPRDAMFADLNSALVGWDLPLQEALTVEARNTFPVMESKSTKEGVKRFLEGDRFWFR; the protein is encoded by the coding sequence ATGGATCTAGTTTTTTATTTAGGCATGTCAGATCTTCCATTAGTTACAAATATTCACGAAGTTGCGGGCGGTAAAATTTTTCAGATCACTATGAATCGTCCGGAGGTTCATAATGCTGTAAACAAGGAGATGGCGGATCTGTTTCTGACCGCTTGGAAAACTTTCCAAGAAGATCCGGAACTTACCGTAGCCATATTACATGGGGCGGGAGATAAAGCATTCTGTTCCGGAGCGGATCTTTCCGGTTTGGACAAAATGGCAAATCTGTATCTGAATAAAGAAGAAAGAGAAGAATATGCAAAGAATGATCCCGGCCCGTTGGGAGGATCTAGGATCGTACAGAAAAAACCAGTAATTACAGTATCTCACGGTTATACATATGCTGGCGGTTTGGAATTATTTTGCCACGGTCATATTCGTATTGCGGAACCTCAGGCGATATTCTCCGTTGCTTGCAGAAGATGGGGAGTTCCTTTGGTCGATGGAGGAACCGTTTATCTTCCTAGATTGCTGGGTTGGGGAGCGGCACTTCCTTTGATCTTAACGGGACAAAGAATTCGTGCAGAGAGAGCCTATCAACTAGGCTTAGTATGGGAACTTGTGAAAAAAGGAAAAGGTCTAGAAAGGGCATTTTCTTATGCAACTCAACTTTGTAAGCAACCTAGAGACGCAATGTTTGCGGATCTAAATTCAGCTTTAGTTGGTTGGGATCTTCCTTTACAAGAAGCATTAACTGTAGAAGCCAGAAATACTTTTCCCGTAATGGAAAGCAAAAGCACCAAAGAAGGTGTAAAACGTTTCTTAGAAGGAGATCGTTTTTGGTTCCGTTAA
- a CDS encoding PAS domain-containing sensor histidine kinase, producing the protein MPQKEQLGINQTAKTLDFLTELLDTYVWETEDISHCKIPSQLSKRLGLYESEISLSFLTTKIHPEDRRKIELQIDSAKNGQTPDAFELKIAGVDGNFLYFKVGIRYLKASEEVSGKFIFLFQEITKLKADRESLRQSNRRLKLATKAANVGIWDLDLIKNILVWDEGMYNLYGIPKMEFSGAYEAWEKSLHPEDKTRAIEDFYDAVAGKKEFDTEFRIIWPDKSIHYIKANATVFRDSEGNPVQMIGTNWDITRVKLADQESRKNQDSLVLSELMFRGAFESNGIGMALVSSEGKWLKVNRKLCEMLGYEESEFYSLTFQDITHPEDLEKDLNYVKQILDKEISSYKMEKRYFKKDRSIIWINLSVSSVRDKFENFLYFVSQIEDITEKKIAEQSLIAINYEMKQILDSATQVAIIKTDLHGVITVFSKGAENLFGYSEEELVGKYTPEILHEKEDMNKRSKELTELYNKEIKGFDIFSEVAKRESYDSRIWKYRRKDGSVFPAQMIITAVKGLDSKLSGFLGIGTDVSGAQEYLERLEDTKLQLEILADQLGRKNAQLLNYAHITSHNLRAPTSNLISLVELVEEAKSEEEVHSLIGKFKISVDYLQETLDSLVEVLKIQEGTKRKIETVRFEAILKKILRILEGQILETSTEVRYDFSSLEEFEYDRTYLESILLNLISNSIKYRSPNRNPRIDIRTEITGGRYVLVVEDNGLGIDLKKYQNKLFGLHKTFHRHPDARGVGLFLTKSQVEALNGRIYAESELDHGTKMIIELQSVSL; encoded by the coding sequence ATGCCTCAAAAAGAACAACTCGGAATAAACCAAACTGCCAAGACCCTGGATTTCCTAACCGAACTTCTGGATACTTATGTTTGGGAAACGGAAGATATAAGTCATTGCAAGATCCCTTCCCAACTCTCTAAACGTTTGGGTTTATACGAATCTGAAATCTCTCTTTCCTTTCTAACCACAAAGATCCATCCGGAAGACAGGAGAAAGATAGAGTTACAAATAGACTCTGCAAAAAACGGGCAAACCCCGGATGCCTTCGAGTTGAAAATAGCGGGAGTCGACGGTAATTTTTTATACTTCAAGGTCGGAATACGTTACTTGAAAGCCTCCGAGGAGGTTTCCGGAAAATTCATATTCCTATTCCAAGAGATCACGAAACTTAAGGCGGATAGAGAATCTCTCAGGCAAAGTAATAGGAGATTAAAGTTAGCAACAAAAGCGGCTAACGTAGGAATTTGGGACCTGGATCTGATCAAAAATATCCTAGTCTGGGATGAGGGAATGTACAATCTTTATGGAATTCCTAAAATGGAATTTTCAGGAGCATACGAGGCTTGGGAAAAGTCCCTTCACCCGGAAGATAAAACTAGAGCAATAGAAGACTTTTATGATGCGGTTGCCGGAAAAAAAGAATTCGATACAGAATTTAGGATCATATGGCCGGACAAATCCATTCATTATATCAAAGCGAATGCAACGGTGTTTCGAGACTCGGAAGGAAATCCGGTCCAGATGATCGGAACAAATTGGGATATCACTCGCGTCAAACTTGCCGATCAAGAATCCAGAAAGAATCAGGATAGCCTTGTATTAAGCGAACTCATGTTCAGAGGCGCCTTCGAAAGCAACGGGATCGGAATGGCGCTCGTTTCTTCCGAAGGAAAGTGGTTAAAGGTAAACAGAAAACTCTGCGAGATGCTCGGCTATGAAGAATCCGAATTTTATTCGCTTACCTTCCAAGATATCACGCACCCGGAAGATCTAGAAAAAGATCTAAATTACGTAAAACAGATTTTAGATAAAGAAATCAGCTCCTATAAGATGGAAAAACGATATTTCAAAAAGGACAGATCCATTATCTGGATCAACTTAAGTGTGTCCTCCGTCCGAGATAAATTCGAAAACTTTTTGTATTTTGTTTCTCAAATAGAAGATATTACGGAAAAGAAAATCGCAGAACAATCATTGATTGCGATAAACTATGAGATGAAACAGATCCTGGATTCTGCCACTCAAGTCGCTATTATTAAAACGGATCTACATGGAGTGATCACTGTTTTTAGCAAAGGGGCAGAGAATTTATTCGGATATTCTGAAGAGGAACTGGTCGGAAAATATACTCCGGAAATACTCCACGAAAAAGAGGATATGAATAAAAGAAGTAAGGAACTTACGGAACTATACAATAAAGAAATTAAAGGTTTCGATATATTCAGCGAGGTTGCCAAAAGGGAATCCTACGATTCTAGGATCTGGAAATATAGAAGAAAGGACGGAAGTGTATTTCCGGCACAAATGATCATTACGGCAGTCAAAGGACTTGATTCCAAACTTTCAGGATTTTTAGGAATTGGCACCGACGTATCCGGTGCTCAAGAGTATTTGGAAAGATTGGAAGATACTAAATTACAATTGGAAATTTTAGCCGACCAATTGGGAAGAAAGAATGCACAACTTCTAAACTACGCGCATATCACGTCTCATAACCTAAGAGCGCCTACTAGTAATTTAATATCCTTAGTCGAATTGGTAGAAGAAGCAAAATCCGAAGAAGAGGTCCATTCCTTAATCGGAAAGTTCAAGATCTCCGTGGATTATCTGCAAGAAACCTTGGATAGTCTAGTGGAAGTATTAAAAATACAAGAAGGAACTAAAAGAAAGATCGAAACAGTAAGATTCGAAGCTATTCTTAAAAAGATCCTGAGAATTTTGGAAGGTCAGATCTTGGAAACTTCCACGGAGGTCCGCTACGACTTTTCCTCACTGGAAGAATTCGAATACGATAGGACCTATCTCGAAAGTATCTTATTAAATCTAATTTCAAATTCCATTAAATATAGATCTCCAAATCGTAATCCTAGGATAGATATCCGTACGGAAATTACGGGCGGAAGATATGTACTCGTTGTGGAGGACAATGGATTAGGTATAGATCTGAAAAAATACCAAAACAAATTGTTCGGTTTACATAAAACATTCCATAGACATCCGGATGCAAGAGGTGTAGGACTGTTTCTTACTAAGTCTCAGGTAGAAGCCCTAAATGGCAGGATTTATGCAGAAAGTGAATTGGATCATGGTACTAAGATGATCATAGAATTGCAGTCTGTATCCCTTTAA
- a CDS encoding AraC family transcriptional regulator — translation MKRSIVSREGVGLSATVIQKRELYLSRVVTDLPTLVFVKKGVKSLKHNDLELDIKSGEAVAIAGGQAFDVINRPHQGEFEAAWIAFHPNVIRNYKNNPEGTKDIDPAFIFSNISSGFSEAFRLARESITTDKLISDQVAIHRATEILIWLGEYGRKFKIPSTDNISQKVRSFLSANPAKDWSAVEIADRLEMSEATLRRRLSSELSSFSEILIDVRMSFALSLLQATDRTIGEIAREAGYDSASRFAVRFRDRFGYSPTMLRREAGRDRNGTILDRVRT, via the coding sequence ATGAAACGCTCCATTGTATCTAGAGAAGGGGTCGGGCTTTCAGCCACTGTGATCCAAAAAAGAGAATTATACCTTTCCAGAGTAGTGACAGATCTGCCTACTTTGGTATTCGTAAAAAAAGGGGTCAAAAGCCTAAAGCATAACGATTTGGAGCTGGACATCAAATCAGGAGAAGCGGTGGCAATTGCCGGAGGCCAAGCATTCGATGTGATCAATCGGCCTCATCAAGGAGAATTCGAGGCGGCGTGGATCGCATTCCATCCGAACGTGATCCGAAATTACAAGAATAATCCTGAAGGGACCAAGGACATAGATCCAGCATTCATTTTTTCTAATATATCTTCTGGATTTTCGGAGGCATTTAGACTCGCACGAGAATCCATTACCACAGACAAATTGATCTCCGACCAAGTTGCGATCCATAGGGCAACGGAGATATTAATCTGGTTAGGGGAATATGGCAGAAAATTTAAGATACCTTCTACCGATAATATCTCACAAAAGGTTCGGTCTTTTTTGAGCGCAAATCCCGCAAAGGACTGGTCTGCTGTGGAAATTGCGGATCGCCTGGAAATGAGCGAGGCAACTTTGAGAAGAAGACTTTCCTCTGAACTTTCTTCTTTTTCCGAAATACTGATCGATGTCAGAATGTCGTTCGCCCTTTCCCTCTTACAAGCAACGGATCGTACTATAGGAGAGATCGCGAGAGAAGCAGGTTACGATTCTGCTTCTAGATTTGCAGTCCGATTCCGGGATAGATTCGGATATTCCCCCACTATGCTAAGGAGAGAAGCCGGTCGTGATCGGAACGGCACAATCCTTGATCGGGTCCGGACATAA
- a CDS encoding YbhB/YbcL family Raf kinase inhibitor-like protein — protein MKRFLSFQNGILLCVLFFAGSAFAGDLKVTSSALKEGGTITNAHVFSGFGCSGENNSPDLQWSGAPKETKFFAVTAYDPDAPTGSGWWHWTVINIPATVTSLPAKAGNDKGPLPAGAVQGRTDFGKPGYGGPCPPKGDKPHRYIFKVFALKDKIDLDGEASGALVGFYINSLKLAEGKLTAKYGR, from the coding sequence ATGAAGAGATTCCTATCGTTTCAAAACGGTATTTTACTTTGTGTTTTATTCTTTGCTGGATCAGCATTTGCCGGAGACCTAAAGGTCACTAGCTCCGCCCTCAAAGAAGGAGGAACAATCACAAACGCTCATGTTTTTTCGGGATTCGGATGTTCGGGAGAAAATAATTCTCCCGACTTACAATGGTCAGGCGCGCCTAAGGAAACTAAATTTTTTGCCGTAACTGCATACGATCCGGACGCTCCCACCGGAAGCGGATGGTGGCATTGGACTGTGATCAATATTCCAGCGACTGTAACAAGTCTTCCGGCAAAAGCGGGAAATGATAAAGGACCTCTTCCTGCAGGAGCGGTCCAAGGTAGAACCGATTTTGGGAAACCTGGATACGGCGGCCCTTGTCCTCCTAAAGGAGACAAGCCTCACCGTTATATCTTCAAGGTGTTTGCTTTAAAGGATAAGATCGATCTAGATGGAGAAGCGTCCGGTGCGTTAGTAGGGTTTTACATTAATTCCCTAAAACTTGCAGAAGGAAAATTGACCGCAAAATACGGAAGATAA
- the thiM gene encoding hydroxyethylthiazole kinase: MSFADIPQKTWPSPEIVSDLAEVRKQAPLTHILTNIVVTNWTANVLLAAGASPAMVIAEEEVSDFAAIASGMLINVGTINNFDAKSMKSAAISAQKARTPWVLDPVAVGALKYRTEIAKDLLQHKPTVIRGNASEILAIAGAIGGGKGVDSTASSSDALPLARELAAKSTAVVAVSGEIDYITNGKETISVPGGHILMTKVTGVGCSLGALIASFLGIQKDPLRAAASASAVFAIAGSKAAERSSGTGSFAVAFLDELSNLGT, encoded by the coding sequence ATGTCATTCGCAGATATCCCACAAAAGACCTGGCCTTCTCCGGAGATCGTTTCAGATCTTGCAGAAGTTCGCAAACAAGCACCACTAACGCATATACTCACAAATATCGTAGTCACTAACTGGACCGCGAATGTACTTCTGGCAGCCGGGGCCTCTCCTGCAATGGTTATTGCAGAAGAAGAAGTTTCCGATTTTGCGGCAATCGCGAGCGGAATGCTGATTAACGTAGGGACCATCAATAACTTTGATGCAAAATCAATGAAGTCGGCTGCGATCTCTGCACAAAAAGCGAGAACTCCTTGGGTTTTAGATCCGGTCGCAGTAGGTGCTCTTAAATATAGGACTGAGATAGCGAAAGACCTTTTACAACATAAACCGACTGTAATCAGAGGAAATGCTTCCGAGATTTTGGCGATTGCAGGTGCAATAGGCGGAGGAAAGGGTGTGGATTCAACCGCTTCTTCGTCCGACGCGTTACCTCTTGCTCGGGAGCTGGCCGCAAAAAGTACAGCCGTAGTTGCTGTTAGCGGAGAAATTGATTATATAACCAACGGAAAAGAAACGATCTCTGTGCCAGGCGGTCATATTTTGATGACTAAGGTTACAGGAGTGGGGTGTTCTTTAGGGGCATTGATTGCCTCATTTTTAGGAATTCAAAAAGATCCGTTACGTGCTGCTGCATCTGCATCCGCTGTATTTGCGATTGCAGGTTCTAAGGCTGCCGAAAGATCCTCAGGCACAGGGAGTTTCGCAGTGGCATTCCTGGACGAGCTGTCGAATCTCGGGACCTAA
- a CDS encoding LuxR C-terminal-related transcriptional regulator, producing the protein MKNSEIKVGIVENDESFKEQILKTLESIPEIGGVFHWGSAESFWEDEKGRSLDIIFLDIMLAEMNGVELAGKISARDPEIAKIMLSNMNSDELIYESLKNGAIGYILKSELKDIADVVDTILKGGAIITPTIAFRVLNSFKQKDYSGEFKLTPKEKQILDEMVKGKTIGRVAEFLKVSKYTVQHHVKNIYKKLNVHNRAELVRKASDIGLLP; encoded by the coding sequence ATGAAAAATTCGGAAATCAAAGTAGGAATCGTAGAAAACGACGAAAGTTTTAAGGAACAGATCCTGAAGACCTTGGAGTCTATTCCGGAGATAGGCGGAGTATTTCATTGGGGATCTGCGGAATCATTTTGGGAAGATGAGAAGGGAAGGTCCTTAGATATTATTTTCTTGGATATCATGTTGGCTGAGATGAACGGGGTAGAGCTTGCCGGAAAAATTTCCGCAAGAGATCCTGAAATCGCCAAAATTATGCTCTCTAATATGAATTCCGACGAACTAATTTATGAATCATTAAAGAACGGTGCGATCGGTTATATCCTGAAATCCGAATTAAAGGATATTGCCGACGTGGTCGACACGATCTTAAAAGGGGGAGCGATCATTACTCCTACCATCGCATTTCGCGTGCTGAATAGTTTTAAACAAAAGGATTATTCAGGAGAATTTAAGCTCACTCCGAAGGAAAAACAGATCCTGGACGAGATGGTAAAAGGAAAAACGATCGGAAGGGTCGCTGAATTCCTAAAAGTCAGCAAATATACGGTCCAGCATCATGTTAAGAATATATACAAAAAACTGAATGTACATAATAGAGCTGAACTAGTCAGGAAGGCCAGCGATATAGGTCTATTACCGTAG
- a CDS encoding ATP-binding protein produces MVSASSQKFQGVLLISILLFSLGCDSGSLSKKRPRVESGILDLSNRWDFEKEEPLSIEGDWVFYWSQLFSEIKSPLTSDLGPTQKSNGQIKFGDVPNVWNEYKDQNRKYPGFGFATYKILVRLDKPETDMAIKMLEASTSYSLYVNGKKVISSGVVGKTPETSQPLYRPGVSEVFDLGRENEIAIEVSNFSHFKGGPWAKIFLGKRKELVSIRQSNIRLDLFIGGGLFVLGLYHLSLFAFLRRETSTLYYGILTICSTIRILITGERILYSIFPNFDFEWGYRLELISSFFISIFFPLFIRTLYPDELNKKVVRFFISIIVGLSFIVLFFPLIIYSKTISIFGILVTIACIYLVYVFWKAIRNKKLGAEVGLFFFLLFFAVVTNDILYANMIINTAYFSSYGVASFFVAQAFMVSQRFTSAYKLSEKLAHDLRESNQRLISLDKLKDEFLANTSHELRTPLQGIIGIADSLKRGVGGPLTQSVERQLGMIVTSGQRLSSLVNDIIDFSKLKHKDLNLNLRSVDLYQAVNFTLELNRISTDETKIKLVNAILPEFPDLLADENRLQQILQNLVSNAIKFTEKGEIVVSARIKALGIAEISVSDTGIGIDPIEHQKVFEFFEQVERGDSKNSSGAGLGLAISRALVALHGGEIGVESSPGSGSRFYFTIPLVSGRIPKSDGKELKNYKQGNHPGSTAAIQDESSDFEKNARILVVDDEPVNLQVIQNYLSLRNISSVTAKSGMEALEILQKDKAFDAVILDVMMPKMSGLDTAREIRKTMSTLELPILMLTAKNQDKDLMAALNNGANDYLLKPFDFEELILRINNLLALADGHKSRLNQENEKREAVNNVRQRINIDLHDHLGGKLTDLKFLSEELMAQNQEDRPIFKKINEAVNQSIHILREQMLKIEDLGLLSENFITGINLVLLRRYSDVERDLEFECQDELLQFFEEEKNETSIIELYSIVNEITNNDLKYGQGVAKWNFYLEDGNLITEMNAESSYHLKKHRTGRGTENLIYRISGLGGKVEMSLVENVYKIKINIPIGNFSVKK; encoded by the coding sequence CAAATTCGGAGACGTGCCTAATGTCTGGAATGAATATAAAGATCAAAATCGCAAATATCCAGGCTTCGGATTTGCTACCTATAAAATACTAGTTCGTTTAGATAAACCGGAAACCGATATGGCGATCAAGATGTTGGAAGCTTCCACTTCTTATTCACTTTATGTAAACGGAAAAAAGGTAATCTCCAGCGGGGTGGTGGGAAAAACTCCCGAAACAAGTCAGCCATTGTATAGGCCGGGAGTGAGCGAAGTATTTGATTTAGGAAGGGAGAATGAGATTGCGATAGAGGTTTCCAATTTTTCGCATTTTAAAGGTGGTCCTTGGGCAAAGATCTTTTTAGGAAAAAGAAAAGAGCTAGTCTCTATCCGCCAAAGTAATATTAGATTGGATCTATTTATAGGAGGAGGGCTTTTTGTCTTAGGCTTATATCACCTGAGCTTATTCGCGTTTTTAAGAAGAGAAACTTCCACACTTTATTACGGAATTCTAACGATTTGTTCCACTATTCGTATTTTGATCACTGGAGAAAGAATATTATATTCTATTTTTCCGAATTTCGATTTTGAATGGGGATATAGATTGGAATTGATATCCAGTTTTTTCATTAGCATATTTTTTCCATTATTTATCAGGACCTTATATCCCGACGAGTTGAACAAAAAAGTCGTTCGGTTTTTTATCAGCATCATCGTCGGGCTTTCCTTTATCGTATTATTCTTTCCTTTGATCATATATTCCAAGACCATTTCTATTTTCGGGATTTTAGTAACTATCGCTTGCATCTATCTAGTATACGTTTTTTGGAAAGCGATCCGGAACAAAAAATTAGGGGCAGAGGTCGGTCTATTCTTCTTTCTACTTTTTTTTGCGGTCGTGACTAACGACATATTGTATGCGAATATGATCATAAACACAGCATACTTCTCCTCTTACGGAGTGGCTTCTTTTTTCGTGGCCCAGGCGTTTATGGTATCTCAAAGATTCACAAGCGCTTATAAACTTTCCGAAAAGTTAGCTCATGATTTACGGGAATCCAATCAGAGATTGATCTCTTTGGATAAACTAAAAGACGAGTTCTTAGCAAATACATCTCATGAATTAAGAACTCCGTTGCAAGGGATCATCGGTATTGCGGATTCTTTAAAAAGAGGAGTAGGAGGACCCTTAACCCAATCCGTGGAAAGACAATTGGGAATGATCGTCACTAGCGGGCAAAGGCTTTCTAGTTTAGTAAATGATATTATTGATTTTTCTAAATTAAAGCATAAGGATTTGAATCTGAACTTAAGATCCGTGGATCTATACCAAGCGGTGAATTTTACTCTGGAACTAAATAGGATCTCTACAGACGAGACTAAGATCAAATTGGTGAACGCTATTTTGCCCGAGTTTCCAGATTTACTGGCGGATGAGAATCGATTACAGCAGATCCTTCAGAACTTAGTCAGCAATGCGATCAAATTTACGGAGAAGGGAGAGATCGTCGTTAGCGCTCGTATTAAGGCGCTTGGAATTGCTGAGATCAGCGTTTCAGATACGGGGATTGGAATCGATCCGATAGAACATCAAAAAGTATTCGAATTTTTTGAACAAGTGGAAAGAGGGGATTCTAAAAATAGTTCCGGTGCGGGGTTAGGACTTGCGATCAGCAGAGCATTAGTCGCGTTGCATGGAGGAGAGATTGGAGTGGAATCCAGTCCTGGCTCAGGTTCTCGTTTTTATTTTACAATTCCATTAGTATCCGGCAGGATCCCGAAATCCGATGGAAAAGAATTAAAAAATTATAAACAAGGAAATCATCCCGGATCAACCGCCGCTATTCAAGATGAATCCTCCGATTTCGAGAAGAATGCGAGGATCTTGGTGGTAGACGACGAGCCGGTAAATTTGCAGGTAATACAAAACTATCTTTCCCTGCGAAATATTTCTTCGGTCACGGCAAAAAGCGGAATGGAAGCCTTGGAAATATTACAAAAGGATAAGGCGTTCGATGCAGTGATCCTGGACGTAATGATGCCTAAGATGTCGGGGTTAGATACCGCTAGAGAGATCCGTAAGACAATGAGCACATTAGAGCTTCCCATCCTGATGTTGACTGCAAAAAATCAGGACAAGGATCTGATGGCCGCCTTGAACAACGGAGCGAACGATTATCTACTCAAACCTTTCGATTTTGAGGAGTTGATCTTAAGGATCAATAACTTACTCGCTTTGGCAGACGGTCACAAGAGTCGTTTAAATCAGGAGAACGAAAAAAGAGAGGCCGTAAATAATGTAAGGCAAAGGATCAATATAGATTTACACGATCACTTAGGCGGAAAACTCACCGACCTAAAATTTTTATCCGAAGAATTGATGGCCCAAAACCAGGAAGATAGACCGATCTTTAAGAAGATCAACGAAGCGGTAAATCAATCCATACATATTCTAAGAGAACAGATGTTGAAGATAGAAGATCTCGGATTATTGTCCGAGAATTTTATCACCGGGATCAATTTGGTCTTACTTAGAAGATATTCGGATGTGGAAAGAGATTTGGAATTCGAATGCCAGGACGAACTCCTTCAATTTTTCGAAGAAGAAAAAAATGAAACTTCCATTATTGAATTATATAGTATCGTAAACGAGATCACGAACAACGACCTAAAATACGGGCAGGGCGTAGCCAAATGGAATTTCTATTTGGAAGATGGGAACCTGATCACCGAAATGAATGCAGAGTCCTCTTATCATCTAAAAAAACATAGAACTGGAAGAGGCACAGAGAACCTGATCTATAGGATCTCCGGCCTAGGCGGAAAAGTGGAAATGTCCTTAGTCGAAAACGTATATAAAATAAAAATCAATATCCCGATCGGAAATTTTTCCGTAAAAAAATAA